From one Cyanobacterium stanieri PCC 7202 genomic stretch:
- a CDS encoding LSU ribosomal protein L20P (PFAM: Ribosomal protein L20~TIGRFAM: ribosomal protein L20~COGs: COG0292 Ribosomal protein L20~InterPro IPR005813~KEGG: ava:Ava_3448 50S ribosomal protein L20~PFAM: ribosomal protein L20~SPTR: 50S ribosomal protein L20;~TIGRFAM: ribosomal protein L20): MSRVKRGNVARKRRNKILKLAKGYRGSHSKLFRIANQQVMKALRNAYRDRRKKKRDFRRLWITRVNAAARMHGISYSQLIYKLDKANISLNRKMLALLAVQDMDAFKKVVELALQA; the protein is encoded by the coding sequence ATGAGTAGAGTTAAAAGAGGTAACGTCGCCCGTAAAAGACGTAATAAAATTTTAAAGTTAGCTAAAGGTTATAGAGGCTCTCATTCTAAGCTATTCCGCATAGCTAATCAACAGGTGATGAAAGCATTACGTAATGCTTATCGTGACCGTCGTAAGAAAAAAAGAGATTTCCGTCGTCTTTGGATTACCCGTGTAAATGCGGCAGCCAGAATGCACGGTATTAGCTACAGTCAGTTAATTTACAAGTTAGATAAAGCTAATATTTCTCTCAATCGCAAAATGTTAGCTCTTTTGGCGGTTCAAGATATGGACGCATTCAAAAAAGTTGTAGAATTAGCTCTTCAAGCCTAG
- a CDS encoding protein of unknown function DUF1778 (PFAM: Protein of unknown function (DUF1778)~InterPro IPR014795~KEGG: cyc:PCC7424_4340 hypothetical protein~PFAM: protein of unknown function DUF1778~SPTR: Putative uncharacterized protein) codes for MTLTELLPKLHYLSQSEKLMVIKFLVQELESELENLTSSESIFLSSSDWQKITTLICNPPSPTQSLLSAIERYSKEVTS; via the coding sequence ATGACCTTAACAGAATTACTACCTAAATTACACTACTTATCACAAAGTGAAAAGTTAATGGTTATCAAATTTTTAGTGCAAGAGTTAGAGTCCGAACTAGAAAATTTAACTTCTAGCGAGTCAATTTTTTTATCCTCCTCAGATTGGCAAAAAATTACAACCTTAATATGTAATCCCCCATCTCCTACTCAATCTTTACTATCGGCGATTGAACGATATAGTAAGGAGGTAACGAGTTAG
- a CDS encoding GCN5-related N-acetyltransferase (PFAM: Acetyltransferase (GNAT) family~InterPro IPR000182~KEGG: rpe:RPE_1488 GCN5-related N-acetyltransferase~PFAM: GCN5-related N-acetyltransferase~SPTR: Acetyltransferase, GNAT family) yields the protein MTWSFCEVTNPSLNRSLFDCGICELNDYLQRYAKQNHKKGIAKTWVIVNINFPEIPLGYYSLSMAEVKRDSLSDEMKKGLPRYPLPVIKIAKLAVDQDSQGQGLGELLLVDVFQRSLKISKDIGVIGFLVDAINEKAKEFYLKYGFTSLIDSPLSLFLPMGSISSLF from the coding sequence GTGACTTGGTCATTTTGTGAAGTGACAAATCCTAGCCTTAATCGCTCTTTGTTCGATTGTGGTATTTGTGAACTAAATGATTATTTACAAAGATATGCTAAACAAAATCATAAGAAAGGCATTGCAAAAACTTGGGTAATTGTTAATATTAATTTTCCAGAAATTCCCCTTGGTTATTATTCTTTAAGTATGGCAGAAGTCAAAAGAGATAGTTTATCCGATGAAATGAAAAAAGGTTTGCCTCGTTATCCTTTACCAGTCATCAAAATTGCTAAATTAGCAGTTGATCAAGATTCTCAGGGACAAGGGTTGGGAGAATTATTATTAGTAGATGTTTTTCAAAGAAGCCTTAAAATTTCTAAGGATATTGGAGTTATTGGTTTTTTAGTTGATGCCATCAATGAAAAGGCAAAGGAGTTTTATCTTAAGTATGGTTTTACGTCTTTGATTGATTCTCCTTTATCTTTATTTTTGCCGATGGGTTCTATTTCCAGTTTGTTTTAA
- a CDS encoding sun protein (PFAM: NOL1/NOP2/sun family; NusB family~TIGRFAM: ribosomal RNA small subunit methyltransferase RsmB~COGs: COG0144 tRNA and rRNA cytosine-C5-methylase~InterPro IPR004573:IPR006027:IPR001678:IPR020537~KEGG: cyc:PCC7424_3045 sun protein~PFAM: Fmu (Sun) domain protein; NusB/RsmB/TIM44~SPTR: Sun protein;~TIGRFAM: sun protein): MNPKISPRQLAFFALQDVYGNKAYTDIALERILSKHQGIRGVDKGLVSELVYGIVRRKRTLDSLVNQLGTKKASRQPLPLRIILHLGLYQLRYLDKIPPSAAVNTSVELAKANGLGKLSGVVNGILRSYIRKSAIEDPLVLPSELVPKLGVKYSFPDWIVEIFLKQLNVKETKKLLQWYNESPCLDLRVNTLKTSTEEVKNFLDADGVSCEFVPHLPQALRLSSAGNVRNLKGFADGLFSVQDSSAQLVGHFLAPVRGETVFDACAAPGGKTTHIAELMGDEGTIIACDNISSRLEKITENVQRLGLKSVQVREGDSSEWEFCEEKDKCDHEMALCDRILIDAPCSGLGTLHKRPDIRWQQKPEKIKELAKKQLAILSNMAKGVKNNGCLVYATCTLNPMENEEVIEAFLESHPDWHIVTERNNLTANFSITLKGAIKIFPHRHNMDGFFMIKLAKGEADEYSK, from the coding sequence ATGAATCCTAAAATTTCTCCCCGTCAATTGGCATTTTTTGCTTTACAAGACGTTTATGGAAATAAAGCCTATACTGATATTGCTTTAGAAAGAATTTTGAGTAAACATCAAGGCATTAGGGGGGTTGATAAGGGTTTAGTTTCGGAATTGGTGTATGGAATTGTCAGAAGAAAAAGAACTCTTGATAGTTTGGTAAATCAACTAGGAACAAAAAAAGCCAGTAGGCAACCTTTACCATTAAGAATTATTTTACATTTAGGTTTGTATCAATTAAGGTATCTGGATAAAATTCCTCCTTCGGCGGCGGTAAATACTAGCGTGGAGTTGGCAAAGGCTAATGGTTTAGGAAAGTTATCGGGGGTGGTTAATGGTATCTTACGTTCTTATATTAGAAAATCGGCAATAGAAGATCCTTTGGTTTTACCTTCGGAGTTGGTGCCTAAGTTGGGGGTTAAGTATAGTTTTCCCGATTGGATTGTGGAGATTTTTTTAAAGCAGTTGAATGTGAAGGAAACTAAAAAACTTTTGCAGTGGTACAACGAATCCCCTTGTTTGGATTTAAGGGTAAATACTTTGAAAACTAGCACTGAGGAGGTAAAAAATTTTTTGGATGCTGATGGTGTTAGCTGTGAATTTGTGCCTCATTTACCCCAAGCATTAAGGTTGTCTTCGGCGGGTAATGTGCGTAATTTGAAGGGTTTTGCAGATGGTTTATTTTCGGTGCAAGATAGTAGCGCTCAATTAGTGGGTCATTTTTTGGCTCCTGTGAGGGGGGAGACAGTTTTTGATGCTTGTGCTGCTCCTGGGGGAAAAACGACTCATATCGCCGAATTAATGGGGGATGAGGGAACTATTATTGCTTGTGATAATATTTCTTCTCGGTTAGAGAAGATTACGGAGAATGTGCAACGGCTAGGTTTGAAGTCTGTACAGGTGAGAGAGGGGGATAGTAGTGAATGGGAATTTTGTGAGGAAAAAGATAAGTGCGATCATGAAATGGCGCTTTGCGATCGCATCTTAATCGATGCCCCATGTTCTGGGCTAGGTACATTACATAAACGTCCTGATATTCGTTGGCAACAAAAACCAGAAAAAATTAAAGAATTAGCCAAGAAACAATTAGCTATTTTGAGTAACATGGCAAAAGGAGTCAAAAATAATGGTTGCTTAGTTTATGCGACTTGTACTCTCAATCCCATGGAAAATGAAGAGGTCATCGAAGCCTTTTTAGAATCTCATCCTGATTGGCATATTGTTACAGAAAGAAATAATTTAACCGCAAATTTTTCGATAACATTGAAGGGGGCAATAAAAATTTTCCCTCACCGTCATAATATGGATGGTTTTTTTATGATTAAACTAGCTAAGGGAGAAGCCGATGAATACAGCAAATAA
- a CDS encoding hypothetical protein (PFAM: Tellurite resistance protein TerB~KEGG: cyt:cce_0541 hypothetical protein~SPTR: Putative uncharacterized protein;~manually curated) — MNTANKTKLLMKIVIGAAWIDGIIHEEEREYLKKMAQETELINDPEIKRLLSEIKPISINQCYEWLELYLGKTHSKKDYQKLLESVSGLVYSDGDIDVEEAKLLHYLQDLDPQNQSPQSIFKGLLNSVKKMYHQAVKNSEII; from the coding sequence ATGAATACAGCAAATAAAACAAAACTATTGATGAAAATTGTCATAGGTGCTGCTTGGATTGATGGCATTATTCATGAAGAAGAAAGGGAATATTTAAAAAAAATGGCTCAAGAAACTGAGCTAATTAATGACCCAGAAATTAAACGTTTATTATCAGAAATTAAGCCTATTTCTATTAATCAATGTTATGAATGGTTGGAACTTTATTTAGGTAAAACACATAGTAAAAAAGACTATCAAAAATTACTAGAGTCAGTTAGTGGTTTGGTTTATAGTGATGGCGATATTGATGTAGAAGAAGCAAAGTTATTACACTATTTACAAGACTTAGATCCTCAAAATCAAAGCCCCCAATCAATTTTTAAGGGGCTTTTAAATTCTGTAAAAAAAATGTATCACCAAGCTGTTAAGAATAGTGAAATTATTTAA
- a CDS encoding metallophosphoesterase (PFAM: Calcineurin-like phosphoesterase~TIGRFAM: TIGR04168 family protein~InterPro IPR004843~KEGG: cyc:PCC7424_3029 metallophosphoesterase~PFAM: metallophosphoesterase~SPTR: Metallophosphoesterase), with amino-acid sequence MVYKKIKVAVIGDVHDQWNGVDDEILDYLGVDLVLFVGDFGNESIDVVRRVAKLGIPKAVVLGNHDAWYSATAWGRKKSPYDHSKEDRVQQQLDILGNVHVGYGKLDFPDLQLSVVGSRPFSWGGSKWKCKDFYEQRYGVYGFEDSSRRIFSQCQLTTQSNLIFIGHNGPFGLGGNPEDTCGKDWNPIGGDFGDPDFQGAIALSRQLDKTISLVTFGHMHHRLRHTKQRLRTIINQDQHRTIYLNAASTPRIQEFDGIKAHNYSIVTYDQNQIEDISLVWVTENLKILSAIPLFSNCLLEKQR; translated from the coding sequence ATGGTATATAAAAAGATAAAAGTTGCTGTAATTGGAGATGTTCATGATCAGTGGAATGGGGTGGATGATGAAATTCTTGATTATTTAGGTGTTGATTTAGTTTTGTTTGTGGGGGATTTTGGTAATGAATCCATTGATGTTGTGCGTCGAGTGGCAAAGTTAGGGATTCCTAAAGCGGTGGTGTTGGGTAATCATGACGCTTGGTATTCAGCGACGGCATGGGGAAGGAAGAAGTCTCCTTATGATCATAGCAAAGAGGATCGGGTGCAACAACAGTTAGATATACTGGGGAATGTTCATGTGGGTTATGGTAAGTTAGATTTTCCCGATTTACAATTGTCGGTGGTGGGGAGTCGCCCATTTAGTTGGGGTGGTTCAAAATGGAAGTGTAAAGATTTTTATGAGCAACGTTATGGGGTTTATGGTTTTGAGGATTCTAGTCGAAGGATATTTTCTCAGTGTCAATTAACTACTCAATCTAATCTTATTTTTATTGGTCATAATGGCCCTTTTGGTTTGGGTGGGAATCCTGAAGATACTTGTGGTAAGGATTGGAATCCCATTGGTGGTGATTTTGGAGATCCTGATTTTCAAGGTGCGATCGCCCTTAGCCGTCAATTAGATAAAACCATCAGCCTTGTTACCTTTGGACACATGCACCATCGCCTTAGACATACGAAACAAAGACTAAGGACTATTATAAACCAAGATCAACACCGAACCATTTATCTTAACGCTGCCTCAACCCCTCGGATTCAGGAATTTGATGGTATCAAAGCCCACAACTATTCCATTGTCACTTATGATCAAAATCAAATAGAGGACATATCTTTGGTTTGGGTGACAGAAAACCTCAAAATATTATCCGCCATTCCTTTATTTAGTAATTGTTTATTAGAAAAACAGCGTTAA
- a CDS encoding Tetratricopeptide TPR_1 repeat-containing protein (PFAM: Tetratricopeptide repeat~InterPro IPR001440:IPR019734:IPR013026~KEGG: cyc:PCC7424_0180 TPR repeat-containing protein~PFAM: Tetratricopeptide TPR_1 repeat-containing protein~SMART: Tetratricopeptide repeat~SPTR: TPR repeat-containing protein) translates to MYDNLPVVYISILLGILAIVAVILLRQIIKTRKVENRFSSLQKKLTKERGTAKEYYELASIYLDKKLFVQAVQLLQKALKVADEIEEENKALIYNALGFAHFSQEQYDIAIRNYKEAIKLYPEYTIALNNLGNVYEKKQLTTQALDTYKEVLKIDEKNSIAKRRVESLEKRFVTK, encoded by the coding sequence ATGTATGATAATCTTCCAGTAGTTTATATCTCTATTTTACTTGGGATATTAGCCATTGTTGCCGTGATTTTATTAAGACAAATTATAAAAACAAGAAAAGTAGAAAATCGATTTTCTAGCTTACAAAAAAAGCTAACAAAAGAAAGGGGAACAGCAAAAGAATACTACGAATTAGCTAGTATTTATCTTGATAAAAAATTATTTGTTCAAGCAGTACAGTTATTACAAAAAGCCTTAAAAGTAGCTGATGAAATAGAAGAAGAAAATAAAGCATTGATTTATAATGCTTTAGGTTTTGCCCATTTTTCCCAAGAACAATATGACATTGCTATTCGGAACTATAAAGAAGCAATCAAATTATATCCTGAATATACCATTGCTTTAAATAATTTAGGTAATGTCTATGAGAAAAAACAATTAACAACTCAAGCATTAGATACTTATAAAGAAGTTTTAAAAATTGACGAGAAAAACTCTATTGCCAAAAGAAGAGTAGAATCTTTAGAAAAAAGATTTGTTACCAAATAA
- a CDS encoding protein of unknown function DUF482 (PFAM: Protein of unknown function, DUF482~COGs: COG3146 conserved hypothetical protein~InterPro IPR007434~KEGG: cyt:cce_3020 hypothetical protein~PFAM: protein of unknown function DUF482~SPTR: Putative uncharacterized protein), producing MMDKIFNKKKTPPYTIRWHQHMAEIPQSAWDEMAIPLATPFLEWEWLNNLETSGSVKPLTGWQPCHLTVWHDNKLVAGAPLYIKGHSYGEFVFDHQWADLAYRLGIQYYPKLLGMTPFTPAVGYRFLVASGENEEEITEMMVGAIDHFCVKNRLSGCNFLFVDPQWKSMIGKFGFEPWMHHGYIWGDPDGNCYAGRNFTTFDDYLKIFNSNQRKNIKRERKLVQKAGLVTKNLVGKEIPHYLYPYIYQFYSSTCNKFYWGSKYLTKKFFEQLYPSYSHRLMLVVAFEEGNENHPVGMSFCVRKGDNLYGRYWGSLEEYDCLHFETCYYKPIEWAISQGIKMYDPGAGGSHKRRRGFPATANYSMHRFYNQRMSSILKHYIDEINFAQQEEIDAINNDLPFNKKEVNFSLDTK from the coding sequence ATGATGGATAAAATTTTTAATAAAAAGAAAACCCCCCCTTATACTATCCGTTGGCATCAGCACATGGCAGAAATTCCTCAGTCAGCGTGGGATGAGATGGCAATACCCTTGGCAACTCCTTTTTTGGAATGGGAATGGTTAAATAATTTAGAAACTTCTGGAAGTGTGAAGCCTCTGACTGGTTGGCAACCTTGCCATTTGACAGTGTGGCATGATAACAAGTTAGTGGCAGGGGCCCCTTTATACATCAAAGGGCATAGTTATGGGGAGTTTGTTTTTGATCATCAGTGGGCGGATTTAGCTTATCGATTGGGAATACAATATTATCCTAAACTCCTTGGTATGACTCCTTTTACCCCTGCGGTAGGTTATCGTTTTTTGGTTGCTAGTGGCGAAAATGAGGAAGAGATTACAGAAATGATGGTCGGTGCGATCGATCATTTTTGTGTTAAAAATAGGCTGTCAGGGTGTAATTTTCTTTTTGTTGATCCTCAATGGAAATCCATGATTGGTAAATTTGGTTTTGAACCATGGATGCACCATGGATATATATGGGGTGATCCTGATGGAAACTGTTATGCAGGACGCAACTTTACAACCTTTGATGACTATCTTAAAATATTTAATTCCAATCAGCGCAAAAATATTAAACGGGAAAGAAAATTAGTTCAAAAAGCAGGTTTAGTTACGAAAAATCTGGTAGGAAAAGAAATCCCCCATTACTTATATCCTTATATTTACCAGTTTTATAGTAGTACCTGTAATAAGTTTTATTGGGGTAGTAAATATTTAACCAAAAAGTTTTTTGAACAACTATATCCATCCTATAGCCATCGTCTTATGTTAGTCGTCGCCTTTGAAGAGGGTAATGAAAATCATCCTGTGGGGATGTCTTTTTGTGTTCGTAAGGGGGACAATCTTTATGGACGTTATTGGGGTAGCTTGGAGGAATATGATTGTTTACACTTCGAGACTTGCTATTATAAACCCATTGAGTGGGCTATTAGTCAAGGGATAAAAATGTATGATCCCGGTGCAGGGGGTAGTCATAAACGTCGTCGGGGCTTCCCTGCCACTGCTAATTATAGTATGCACCGATTTTATAATCAACGTATGAGCAGTATTTTAAAACATTATATTGATGAAATTAATTTTGCTCAACAGGAGGAAATTGATGCCATAAACAATGACCTCCCTTTTAATAAAAAAGAGGTCAATTTTTCTCTTGATACAAAATAG
- a CDS encoding aminotransferase class I and II (PFAM: Aminotransferase class I and II~COGs: COG0436 Aspartate/tyrosine/aromatic aminotransferase~InterPro IPR004839:IPR004838:IPR000425:IPR001176~KEGG: ava:Ava_2127 aspartate aminotransferase~PFAM: aminotransferase class I and II~SPTR: Aminotransferase), giving the protein MIKLAQRIAQVNPSITLTITAQAKAMKAQGLDVCSFSAGEPDFDTPEHIKEAAKKALDEGKTKYGAAVGELPLREAIAHKLQTDNNLNYQPENIIVTNGGKHSLYNLMMVLIEAGDEVIIPAPYWLSYPEMVTLAGGTSVIVPTTAENQYKITPDQLKAAITSKTKLFVLNSPSNPTGAVYSPQEIKALAQIIIDHDILVVSDEIYEKILYDDTTHLSIGSVNEEIFKRTITSNGFAKAYSMTGWRVGYVAAPTEIIKAMVKVQGHSTSNVCTFAQYGAIAALTSSQDCVKTMLDAFSQRRKIIYEAINSIPSISAPMPQGAFYLFVDISATGLTSLDFCTKFLQEENVATIPGIAFGEDRCIRFSYATDMASINKGLEKFSQFVQKLT; this is encoded by the coding sequence ATGATTAAATTAGCTCAAAGAATTGCCCAAGTTAATCCCTCTATTACTTTAACTATTACCGCTCAGGCAAAGGCGATGAAGGCTCAAGGGTTGGATGTATGTAGTTTTAGTGCGGGGGAGCCTGATTTTGATACCCCCGAACATATAAAAGAAGCGGCAAAAAAAGCCCTCGATGAGGGTAAAACCAAATATGGGGCGGCGGTTGGTGAGCTACCGTTACGAGAGGCGATCGCCCATAAATTACAAACAGACAACAACCTCAATTATCAACCAGAAAATATCATCGTCACCAATGGGGGAAAACACTCTTTATATAACCTAATGATGGTATTAATTGAAGCAGGAGACGAGGTCATTATTCCTGCCCCCTATTGGTTGAGCTATCCTGAAATGGTGACTTTGGCAGGGGGAACATCGGTCATCGTTCCCACCACTGCCGAGAATCAGTACAAAATCACCCCAGACCAGTTAAAAGCAGCCATTACCTCAAAAACTAAGTTATTTGTCCTTAACAGCCCTTCTAACCCCACAGGGGCTGTGTATAGCCCCCAAGAAATTAAGGCTCTAGCCCAAATAATTATTGATCATGACATCCTCGTAGTATCCGACGAAATCTATGAAAAAATCCTCTATGATGACACTACCCATCTAAGTATCGGCTCGGTTAATGAGGAGATTTTTAAACGTACCATCACCAGTAATGGTTTTGCCAAAGCCTATTCCATGACAGGATGGCGTGTGGGTTATGTAGCCGCACCCACCGAGATTATCAAAGCCATGGTCAAAGTTCAGGGGCATAGTACCTCCAATGTTTGCACCTTTGCCCAATATGGTGCGATCGCCGCCCTCACCTCATCCCAAGACTGTGTCAAAACCATGTTAGACGCTTTTAGCCAAAGAAGAAAAATTATCTACGAAGCTATCAACAGCATACCCTCTATCAGCGCCCCCATGCCCCAAGGAGCATTTTATCTCTTTGTGGATATAAGTGCCACAGGATTAACCTCCCTCGACTTCTGCACAAAATTCCTCCAAGAAGAAAACGTCGCTACCATTCCCGGTATCGCCTTTGGGGAAGATAGATGTATTCGTTTTTCCTACGCCACCGACATGGCATCCATCAACAAAGGATTAGAAAAATTTAGCCAATTCGTTCAAAAACTAACCTAA
- a CDS encoding hypothetical protein (PFAM: Protein of unknown function (DUF3252)~KEGG: cyh:Cyan8802_2256 hypothetical protein~SPTR: Putative uncharacterized protein), whose protein sequence is MIILPGSVVKVNNPDDIYHDFQGLVQRVSDGKAAVLFEGGNWDKLITFRLSELEIFDPKASK, encoded by the coding sequence ATGATAATTTTACCCGGTTCCGTGGTTAAGGTGAATAATCCTGATGATATTTATCATGATTTTCAGGGTTTAGTACAAAGGGTTTCTGATGGCAAGGCGGCTGTTTTGTTTGAGGGGGGTAATTGGGATAAGTTGATTACTTTTAGGTTATCTGAGTTAGAAATTTTTGATCCCAAGGCAAGTAAATAA
- a CDS encoding oxidoreductase FAD/NAD(P)-binding domain protein (PFAM: FAD binding domain; Oxidoreductase NAD-binding domain~COGs: COG0369 Sulfite reductase alpha subunit (flavoprotein)~InterPro IPR012146:IPR001433:IPR017927:IPR001709~KEGG: syp:SYNPCC7002_A0853 ferredoxin-NADP reductase~PFAM: oxidoreductase FAD/NAD(P)-binding domain protein~SPTR: Ferredoxin--NADP reductase;~manually curated) yields the protein MYRPKNPFMGKCIENYELVAEGGSGTVRHLTFDLSGGDLHYLEGQSIGIIPPGEDDRGKPHKLRLYSIASTRHGDKLDDKTVSLCVRQLEYQNEEGETIQGVCSTYLCNLDEGADVAITGPVGKEMLLPDDEDATIVMLATGTGIAPFRAFLWRMFKERELNPDYQFKGLAWLVFGIPYTQNILYKEELEKMAQEYPDNFRLTYAISREQKTEDGGKMYVQSRVSEYADELFELIQKPNTHVYMCGLKGMEPPISETFTAEAEKRGMNWDEMRKQMKKEDRWHVEVY from the coding sequence ATATATCGTCCTAAAAATCCTTTTATGGGCAAATGTATTGAAAATTACGAACTTGTTGCCGAAGGCGGTAGTGGTACTGTACGCCATTTGACATTTGATCTTTCTGGTGGTGACTTACACTATTTAGAGGGTCAAAGTATTGGTATCATTCCCCCTGGAGAAGATGACAGAGGTAAACCCCATAAGTTACGCCTTTACTCCATCGCCTCCACCCGTCACGGTGACAAACTAGACGACAAGACAGTTTCTTTGTGTGTTCGTCAACTAGAGTACCAAAACGAAGAGGGAGAAACCATACAAGGTGTATGCTCCACCTATCTTTGTAACCTAGATGAAGGGGCTGATGTAGCTATTACTGGCCCTGTAGGTAAAGAGATGCTCTTACCTGATGATGAAGATGCAACCATCGTTATGTTAGCGACTGGTACTGGAATTGCTCCTTTCCGTGCCTTTTTATGGCGTATGTTCAAAGAAAGAGAGTTAAATCCTGATTATCAGTTTAAAGGTTTAGCGTGGTTAGTTTTTGGTATTCCTTACACTCAAAATATTCTTTATAAAGAAGAATTAGAGAAAATGGCTCAGGAATATCCTGATAACTTCCGTCTAACCTATGCTATCAGTCGGGAACAAAAAACCGAAGATGGTGGCAAAATGTATGTTCAAAGCCGTGTAAGCGAATATGCTGACGAATTATTCGAGTTGATCCAGAAACCTAATACCCACGTTTATATGTGTGGTTTGAAGGGTATGGAACCTCCTATTTCTGAAACCTTTACCGCTGAAGCGGAGAAAAGAGGGATGAATTGGGATGAGATGCGTAAGCAAATGAAGAAAGAAGATCGTTGGCACGTTGAGGTGTACTAG
- a CDS encoding CpcD phycobilisome linker domain protein (PFAM: CpcD/allophycocyanin linker domain~InterPro IPR008213~KEGG: cyh:Cyan8802_3563 oxidoreductase FAD/NAD(P)-binding domain protein~PFAM: CpcD phycobilisome linker domain protein~SPTR: Ferredoxin--NADP reductase) codes for MKKFNTVKTFANNPAIEERRFLFEVVGISQQGSNNLDYPIRQSGTSFIAVPYSRMNQEMTRINRLGGKIVNITPIGINTPVQAKSLSSSSETTTNNQPMTQAKDKKEKKR; via the coding sequence ATGAAAAAATTTAATACAGTAAAAACCTTTGCCAACAACCCTGCAATAGAAGAACGTCGTTTCCTCTTTGAGGTTGTTGGAATTTCTCAACAAGGAAGTAATAATTTAGACTATCCTATTCGTCAGAGTGGAACCAGCTTTATCGCCGTTCCCTATTCTCGGATGAATCAGGAAATGACTCGGATTAATCGCCTTGGAGGGAAAATTGTTAACATTACCCCCATCGGTATTAATACCCCTGTTCAAGCTAAAAGTCTAAGTTCAAGTTCTGAAACAACTACGAACAATCAACCCATGACTCAAGCTAAAGACAAAAAGGAAAAAAAGAGGTAA